From Rhodamnia argentea isolate NSW1041297 chromosome 10, ASM2092103v1, whole genome shotgun sequence, a single genomic window includes:
- the LOC115747671 gene encoding uncharacterized protein LOC115747671, whose protein sequence is MASGQTVSAILSSSVLEDDVESSDGTDDPYLDGQHHPQARGNLSRLSVCNSSFSCPDDDVDMGVGVDEEDVYADFYGGGGGGGGGGPDDAPGGVGAAAVVSSYLSRLSVESLDGDADEELSDEKERLPGWGAAELTSDSGEERECYSLPATPPRRRNRGGCGGGPAKWSSEELKEYASESEGGACGRARKYARRRIIRERFVSSSGGESNKLKRDDCCCNSFSGESEGGGGLMVITRPKGGRRSLCMDLEEVKACRDLGFELEHERMVEMPSRLSISGSTLDTSSGGNSPIGNWRISSPGDDPRDVKARLKVWAQAVALASTSRHGN, encoded by the exons ATGGCTTCCGGACAGACCGTCTCGGCGATCCTCTCCTCTTCCGTGCTGGAAGACGATGTCGAGTCCTCCGACGGCACCGACGATCCGTACCTCGACGGCCAGCACCATCCTCAGGCTCGCGGCAACCTCTCGCGGCTGTCCGTGTGCAACAGCAGCTTCTCCTGCCCCGACGACGACGTGGACATGGGCGTGGGCGTAGACGAGGAGGACGTGTACGCGGATTTctatggcggcggcggcggcggcggcgggggaggGCCGGATGATGCGCCCGGCGGGGTCGGCGCCGCGGCCGTGGTGTCGAGCTACCTGTCGAGGTTGTCCGTGGAGAGCTTAGACGGCGACGCCGACGAGGAGCTGTCGGACGAGAAGGAGCGGCTGCCGGGCTGGGGAGCGGCTGAGCTGACGTCGGACTCTGGCGAGGAGCGGGAGTGCTACTCGCTGCCGGCGACGCCGCCGCGGCGGAGGAACCGCGGGGGGTGCGGAGGGGGCCCGGCGAAGTGGAGCTCGGAGGAGCTGAAGGAGTACGCGAGCGAGAGTGAAGGTGGGGCGTGCGGGAGGGCGAGGAAATACGCGAGGAGGAGGATCATAAGGGAGAGGTTCGTGAGCAGCAGTGGTGGCGAGAGCAATAAGCTCAAGAGAGACGATTGTTGCTGCAATAGCTTCAGCGGAGAGAGCGAAGGAGGCGGAGGACTGATGGTGATAACGAGGCCAAAGGGAGGGAGGAGGAGCTTGTGCATGGACTTGGAGGAGGTGAAGGCGTGCAGAGACCTGGGGTTCGAGTTGGAGCACGAGCGGATGGTGGAGATGCCGAGTCGGCTCTCCATCTCCGGATCCACGCTGGACACGAGCAGTGGCGGGAATTCTCCGATCGGCAATTGGCGCATTTCGAGTCCTG GTGACGATCCGCGCGATGTGAAGGCACGGCTCAAG